A genomic segment from Deltaproteobacteria bacterium encodes:
- a CDS encoding Rho termination factor N-terminal domain-containing protein translates to MNVKEIQSRAKALGIKNYSRLKKTELIWAIQKAEGHDPCYTKILHCGQMDCCWREDCQEIANQ, encoded by the coding sequence ATGAACGTCAAGGAGATTCAGTCGCGCGCAAAGGCCTTGGGAATCAAGAATTATTCTCGACTCAAAAAGACCGAACTCATATGGGCCATCCAGAAAGCAGAAGGACACGATCCGTGTTATACTAAAATTCTCCACTGCGGCCAGATGGATTGCTGCTGGCGGGAGGATTGCCAGGAAATCGCAAACCAATAA
- a CDS encoding CBS and ACT domain-containing protein, giving the protein MLVKEWMAAKPIVIEEETSIMKATQLMKEHGIRRIPVVRNNRLVGIISDRDIKEAAPSKATSLDVHELYYLLSEVKAKDIMTANPLTIRENDSVEKAAVIMLDNRISGLPVVDENRHVVGLITQTDVFKVMVSITGIYRGPIQLACDIEDRSGVLNKLLNTIRTHNARIVSVLTSVDHVPPGRKEAYIRIKEMPDDALDALVSDLKKEYRVLYVNREDLSDLPKRSRPTTT; this is encoded by the coding sequence ATGCTTGTAAAAGAATGGATGGCGGCAAAACCCATCGTGATCGAGGAAGAGACCTCGATCATGAAGGCAACCCAGCTCATGAAGGAACACGGTATACGAAGGATCCCTGTAGTCAGGAACAACCGGCTCGTCGGCATCATCAGCGACAGAGACATCAAGGAGGCTGCCCCTTCCAAGGCCACGTCCCTCGACGTCCACGAGCTTTACTACCTCCTCTCAGAGGTCAAGGCCAAGGACATCATGACCGCCAATCCCCTGACCATCCGGGAAAACGATTCTGTGGAAAAGGCCGCGGTCATCATGCTTGACAACAGGATCTCAGGCCTGCCAGTCGTAGATGAAAATAGACACGTCGTGGGTCTCATCACCCAAACGGACGTATTCAAGGTCATGGTAAGCATCACCGGAATCTATCGCGGCCCTATCCAGTTAGCCTGTGACATCGAAGACCGCTCGGGGGTCCTCAATAAGCTCCTGAACACCATCCGCACCCACAATGCCCGAATCGTGAGCGTCCTTACGAGCGTCGATCACGTCCCCCCTGGCCGGAAAGAGGCCTATATCCGCATCAAGGAAATGCCGGATGACGCACTCGATGCCCTTGTCAGCGATCTCAAAAAGGAATACCGCGTTCTCTACGTGAACAGGGAAGACCTGAGCGACCTTCCCAAAAGATCGCGGCCGACTACTACCTGA
- a CDS encoding glycine zipper 2TM domain-containing protein has protein sequence MSNQSGKRFVSALVGGCLLTGTILLGACAPTQSNYEGAVGIGAVGAAAGALLDKGNPWRGAVIGGALGAAAGSSMAEISKRAASEARTYGKPIYYERPYNGGWQRVEAEPRYGTGSSGRCVEIRTFENGRLVDERLSCD, from the coding sequence ATGTCAAACCAGTCTGGAAAGCGTTTTGTTTCCGCCCTTGTCGGGGGATGCTTACTGACCGGCACGATCCTTCTCGGCGCCTGTGCGCCCACTCAATCCAATTACGAGGGCGCCGTTGGCATCGGCGCTGTGGGAGCTGCTGCCGGGGCGCTCCTCGACAAGGGAAATCCGTGGAGGGGGGCGGTCATCGGCGGGGCGCTCGGAGCAGCCGCCGGTTCGAGCATGGCCGAGATCTCGAAAAGGGCGGCTTCCGAGGCCCGGACGTATGGGAAGCCTATCTATTACGAACGGCCTTACAACGGTGGATGGCAGCGTGTCGAGGCCGAACCGCGTTATGGAACTGGGTCTTCCGGCAGGTGTGTAGAGATCAGGACGTTCGAGAACGGCCGCCTTGTTGACGAACGGCTGAGTTGCGACTGA
- the hemW gene encoding radical SAM family heme chaperone HemW, with protein sequence MAGIYFHIPYCRRRCPYCSFVSFDAHHVTPYEYLSALLAELDTVSRIPEVRTIDWDTIYFGGGTPSIFPPNYIKALMDRTSDLFPVLKNGAEVTLEANPESIDLERLCVLREVGVNRISIGFQSLDDTGLAVLGRIHSALEAIHAYEAARRAGFTNIGVDLIYGWPGQGPKTWRRELEEVIRLGPEHISCYELTIEDGTPFAHLLSCGELGLPQEETVLALSDLADSLLTEHGYEHYEISNYARPGFRSRHNMNYWSNGAYLGLGCSAVSYIPPLRRRNTADLAFYCDAVRSFRSAVIFEEALDNEARFRETVVLALRTREGFTRRGLLERFGIDPMDYYGDVMDLYLRNGLIETDGDAVYLTRQGRNLANTVMAAFV encoded by the coding sequence GTGGCGGGCATCTATTTTCATATTCCCTATTGCCGCAGGCGGTGTCCGTACTGTTCCTTCGTTTCCTTTGACGCCCATCACGTCACGCCGTACGAATATCTTTCCGCCCTTCTGGCCGAGTTGGATACAGTAAGCCGGATCCCCGAGGTCCGTACCATCGATTGGGACACGATCTACTTCGGGGGTGGCACTCCATCTATCTTTCCGCCCAATTATATAAAGGCCCTCATGGACCGGACGTCCGACCTTTTCCCCGTCCTGAAAAATGGAGCTGAGGTCACCCTCGAGGCGAATCCCGAGTCTATAGATCTTGAACGTCTCTGTGTGCTTCGTGAGGTCGGCGTGAACCGCATCTCCATCGGGTTCCAATCCCTTGACGACACGGGCCTTGCTGTCCTCGGCAGGATTCACTCCGCATTAGAGGCCATTCATGCCTATGAGGCAGCAAGAAGGGCCGGCTTTACCAATATCGGAGTGGACCTCATCTACGGCTGGCCTGGTCAGGGCCCAAAGACGTGGAGGCGGGAGCTGGAAGAGGTGATCCGGCTCGGGCCGGAGCACATCTCGTGCTATGAACTCACCATAGAGGATGGGACTCCGTTTGCCCATCTCCTTTCTTGCGGGGAGCTGGGTCTTCCTCAAGAGGAGACGGTCCTCGCCCTCTCGGACCTTGCGGATTCCCTCCTCACTGAGCACGGATACGAGCATTACGAGATATCGAACTACGCACGGCCCGGTTTCCGTTCGCGACACAACATGAATTATTGGTCCAATGGCGCGTATCTAGGCCTTGGATGCTCTGCTGTCTCCTACATACCGCCGCTTAGGCGGAGAAATACGGCCGACCTTGCTTTCTATTGCGATGCCGTCCGCTCTTTCCGGTCAGCCGTCATTTTTGAGGAGGCCCTGGACAATGAGGCGCGTTTCCGTGAGACGGTCGTCCTTGCCCTCAGGACGCGGGAAGGATTTACGCGCCGGGGTCTTCTCGAACGGTTCGGCATCGACCCTATGGATTATTATGGAGATGTTATGGATCTTTATCTCCGCAATGGGCTCATTGAAACGGACGGAGACGCAGTATATCTAACGCGACAGGGGAGAAATCTTGCAAATACCGTCATGGCAGCCTTTGTGTGA
- the ptsP gene encoding phosphoenolpyruvate--protein phosphotransferase gives MKEKIGIQKKIQGIGASPGIAVGPAFVWDPRKPLVTKRSVRDEDIEREKVRFREAVERAEREITEILQDLPDELRAYGDVFQFHRLMLRDRMIYEQTVALIAQEKVCAEWALACALDRARELFRNIKDHYIRERIEDVEFAVERVIRILEGNGNEDPFTPKEPVIIVACDLSPEDTIRMKSNKILAIATDKGSRTSHTAILARSIGIPAVVGLEHVSSAVESGQTLVVDGICGVVHIAPDEHFLEVSRAKQARFNRRQLHIIHSSHLPAETEDGHRIKIKANIELIDEIPAVIANGAEGVGLLRTEYLYLAHKELPSEDLLFQTYREVAEKIAPYPVTIRTLDIGGDKFTSHVHFAPEINPALGLRAIRLSLKEPELFKTQLRAIFRASAFGEVRVLLPLVSGVQEIRTAKAHIEEIRNGFMRDGVPFDSDIKVGVMIEVPSAVLIADHLAREADFFSIGTNDLIQYTLAIDRVNEHVAHLYNPLHPAVIRMLHQTVEAAHEAGIEISVCGEMAGEPLYVPIFVGLGVDELSMNPQAVPEIKRLIRRCRQDQCASCVRDLLGAPSSKDILEILGACISNHLQGEEDLTSWCSLS, from the coding sequence TTGAAGGAAAAGATCGGCATTCAGAAAAAGATTCAGGGCATAGGGGCCTCTCCTGGCATTGCCGTTGGGCCTGCCTTTGTCTGGGATCCGCGTAAACCCCTCGTCACGAAGCGTTCTGTCAGGGATGAAGACATTGAACGGGAAAAGGTCCGTTTTCGGGAGGCCGTGGAACGGGCGGAGAGGGAGATCACGGAGATCCTCCAGGATCTGCCCGATGAACTTCGAGCATACGGAGATGTCTTTCAGTTCCATCGTCTCATGCTCCGGGACCGGATGATCTATGAACAGACCGTTGCCCTCATCGCCCAGGAAAAGGTCTGTGCCGAATGGGCCTTAGCATGCGCGCTCGACCGGGCCAGGGAACTCTTTCGGAACATCAAGGACCACTACATACGGGAGCGGATCGAGGATGTGGAGTTTGCGGTAGAACGGGTCATCAGGATCCTCGAGGGGAATGGCAACGAGGATCCCTTCACGCCGAAAGAGCCTGTCATCATCGTCGCATGCGATCTCTCGCCTGAAGACACGATTCGCATGAAGTCGAACAAGATCCTCGCCATTGCGACCGACAAAGGGAGCAGGACGTCACATACGGCGATACTTGCCCGTTCCATCGGCATCCCGGCGGTCGTTGGGCTCGAGCACGTCTCATCCGCCGTTGAGTCGGGTCAGACGCTTGTGGTAGACGGTATCTGCGGGGTGGTGCATATCGCTCCTGACGAACACTTTCTCGAGGTCAGCAGGGCCAAGCAGGCCCGCTTTAATCGACGCCAGCTCCATATCATTCACTCAAGCCATCTCCCTGCCGAGACCGAGGACGGACATCGAATCAAGATCAAGGCAAACATAGAGCTCATCGACGAGATCCCGGCGGTCATCGCAAACGGGGCTGAGGGCGTCGGTCTTCTCCGCACGGAATACCTCTATCTTGCCCACAAGGAACTCCCGTCCGAAGATCTACTCTTTCAGACCTATCGCGAGGTGGCAGAGAAGATCGCGCCCTATCCGGTTACCATCAGGACCCTTGACATCGGCGGCGACAAGTTTACATCCCATGTCCATTTCGCCCCAGAGATCAATCCGGCACTTGGCCTTCGGGCCATCAGGCTCTCCCTCAAGGAGCCGGAGCTTTTCAAGACGCAGCTTCGGGCCATCTTCCGGGCGAGTGCCTTCGGGGAGGTACGGGTACTTCTGCCCCTTGTGTCCGGCGTCCAGGAGATCCGGACTGCAAAGGCCCACATAGAGGAGATCAGGAACGGGTTTATGCGGGATGGCGTTCCTTTCGATTCTGACATCAAGGTAGGTGTCATGATCGAGGTCCCGTCCGCGGTCTTGATAGCGGATCACCTGGCGCGGGAGGCGGATTTCTTCAGTATCGGGACCAACGACCTCATACAGTATACCCTCGCCATCGACAGGGTGAACGAACACGTGGCCCACCTCTACAATCCACTCCATCCAGCGGTCATTCGTATGCTCCATCAGACGGTAGAGGCAGCCCACGAGGCAGGGATCGAGATCTCGGTCTGCGGGGAAATGGCGGGCGAGCCCCTATACGTACCCATTTTTGTGGGCCTTGGGGTGGACGAGCTGAGCATGAATCCGCAGGCCGTCCCGGAAATCAAGAGACTAATCCGGCGGTGCCGCCAGGATCAGTGCGCCTCATGCGTGAGGGATCTTTTGGGCGCCCCGTCGTCGAAAGACATCCTGGAGATCCTCGGGGCGTGCATCTCCAACCATCTCCAGGGAGAAGAGGATCTCACGTCCTGGTGTTCCCTCTCCTGA
- a CDS encoding PBP1A family penicillin-binding protein: MSFPIRKKEGPETRAWGARSLIVVLLSACLFVTLVTGGLIVGYLSLGLPDIESLKRYRPPVVTEVLDKDFRPLAYWYEERRWYVPLDRMPSNMIYAILAAEDARFYEHPGIDFFGVIRAVLRNVEAGEIVQGASTITQQVTRALLLTPEKSWVRKIKEAVLAWQIDGTLTKDEILTIYLNQTYFGHGAYGVEAAARTYFNKHAIDLSLAECALIAGLPQAPSRYDPFRNLEAARARQHYVLRRMADEGFVSADEAAVAASSELVLQSEELLPPPGSGYFLAEVRKDLEARYGRKRLLTDGLTVVTTLDSEWQYRAHAALNRGIAAVLKRHPGDKDLAASLQGALVAMELETGAVRALVGGRDFETTQFNFATQGKMQPGSAFKPIVYAAAMAKGAINPRTVLTDEPVAFPGSGRGDYWRPSNYDGQFLGPITVRTALILSRNIISVKIADMIGTRPIVDLAHAMGITVPLAQDLTLSLGSTAVPLSQMVQAYSAFPNGGKSVEPRLIRYVRDQDGRILECMRTVRHEALDPVTAYQMVSLLQGVVQEGTGAAARALGLPCGGKTGTSNDFRDAWFIGFTPEIVAGVWIGREDRKPIGSKETGGRVACPIWTDFMSVTKTSSARADFPIPAGVAIVQVDKETGMFMDPDMGDGVSQPVWEAVRDEELAMRERTPSASEAETSQEAAAPGHDQEILNRGERGKGIPGWIRRLDDLFFR, from the coding sequence ATGTCCTTTCCCATTCGGAAGAAGGAAGGTCCGGAGACCAGGGCCTGGGGGGCGCGATCCCTCATCGTCGTCCTTCTTTCCGCCTGCCTTTTTGTCACCCTGGTAACCGGTGGCCTTATCGTCGGGTATCTCTCCCTCGGGCTCCCGGATATCGAGAGCCTCAAGAGGTATCGGCCGCCGGTCGTCACCGAGGTCCTCGACAAGGATTTCCGCCCGCTCGCTTACTGGTATGAGGAAAGGCGGTGGTATGTCCCGCTGGACCGCATGCCCAGCAACATGATCTATGCCATCCTCGCTGCGGAGGATGCCCGTTTTTATGAACACCCCGGCATCGATTTTTTCGGGGTCATTCGGGCCGTACTCCGGAACGTGGAGGCAGGGGAAATCGTTCAGGGTGCGAGCACCATCACCCAGCAGGTGACACGTGCGCTCCTCCTCACCCCGGAGAAGAGTTGGGTCAGAAAGATCAAGGAGGCGGTCCTTGCCTGGCAGATCGATGGAACCCTCACCAAGGACGAGATCCTCACCATATATCTCAACCAGACCTATTTCGGCCATGGCGCCTATGGAGTGGAAGCGGCTGCGCGGACCTATTTCAACAAGCACGCCATTGACCTTTCCCTTGCAGAATGTGCCCTTATTGCAGGTCTTCCCCAGGCCCCGAGCCGCTACGATCCGTTCCGCAACCTGGAAGCGGCCCGTGCGCGTCAGCACTACGTACTGAGACGCATGGCTGATGAGGGGTTTGTATCCGCTGATGAGGCTGCTGTAGCAGCCTCATCCGAGCTTGTCTTACAGTCCGAGGAACTTCTTCCCCCGCCAGGGTCCGGATATTTTCTCGCCGAGGTGCGAAAGGATCTCGAGGCGCGCTACGGTAGAAAAAGGTTGCTCACAGATGGACTTACTGTTGTCACGACCCTGGACAGCGAGTGGCAGTACCGGGCCCATGCGGCCCTGAACAGAGGGATCGCGGCCGTTCTGAAGAGGCATCCCGGAGATAAGGACCTCGCTGCTTCGCTCCAGGGCGCCCTCGTGGCCATGGAGCTCGAAACCGGTGCGGTTAGGGCCCTTGTCGGTGGACGGGATTTTGAGACCACCCAATTCAACTTCGCGACTCAAGGGAAGATGCAGCCCGGATCCGCCTTCAAACCCATCGTATATGCGGCGGCCATGGCCAAGGGGGCCATCAACCCGAGGACGGTCCTCACGGACGAACCGGTGGCATTTCCTGGGTCGGGGAGGGGTGACTACTGGCGTCCATCGAACTACGACGGACAGTTCCTCGGCCCGATCACGGTCCGCACGGCCCTTATCCTTTCCCGTAACATCATCTCTGTCAAGATCGCAGACATGATCGGGACGCGACCCATAGTGGACCTTGCCCATGCCATGGGGATAACCGTTCCGCTTGCGCAGGACCTTACCCTCTCCCTGGGATCGACGGCCGTGCCCCTGAGCCAGATGGTCCAGGCGTACAGCGCCTTCCCCAATGGGGGCAAGAGCGTCGAGCCACGCCTCATTCGATATGTCAGGGATCAGGACGGACGGATCCTCGAGTGTATGCGGACTGTCAGACACGAGGCCCTTGATCCGGTGACAGCCTATCAGATGGTGAGTCTCCTCCAGGGGGTCGTGCAGGAAGGGACAGGGGCCGCGGCCCGGGCACTCGGCCTTCCCTGCGGTGGAAAGACCGGCACATCAAACGATTTTCGTGATGCCTGGTTCATCGGATTTACCCCAGAGATCGTGGCTGGCGTGTGGATCGGACGGGAGGACAGGAAACCCATCGGCTCGAAGGAAACAGGGGGAAGGGTGGCCTGTCCCATCTGGACCGACTTCATGTCGGTCACCAAGACGAGTTCGGCAAGAGCGGATTTTCCCATCCCGGCCGGGGTCGCCATCGTTCAGGTGGACAAGGAGACCGGAATGTTTATGGATCCGGACATGGGGGATGGGGTGTCCCAACCGGTTTGGGAGGCCGTCAGGGATGAGGAACTCGCCATGAGGGAACGGACACCGAGTGCGTCAGAGGCCGAGACCAGCCAGGAAGCCGCCGCCCCCGGGCATGACCAAGAGATCCTGAACCGGGGCGAGCGTGGGAAGGGTATCCCGGGCTGGATCAGGCGCCTCGACGACCTTTTTTTCAGGTAG
- a CDS encoding glycogen/starch synthase has protein sequence MSGKIASIWFVTREYRGLAGAGGVKDVSRDLAEALARKGRTVRVVMPCYGFLDPSSAGFSPLDIGFDVDMDYVHEERRERVGFFSRTMGGVQVVLVASARFSEKMDVYTYTESEEKADPSHRKGEGHYDYFAMNVLLQKAALGLSLWEGLPPDVLHCHDGHAACLVPMMRELDGVRVFFRRTGAVVTIHNAGQGYHQDVADLSFARSVTGLPGKVIHGNLLNGSFDPLLAASAYCPVNTVSERYAYELQHTDMDRLTGWLGHALLDRGVTISGITNGIDYVLYDPSNPEKSGLPAGFDPASGDLSGKAVCRKRLGEIIRAGAFEGVPVLGTLEDDLDQPLLTVVSRLSEQKGIDILVDALSMLFHEGLSFQAVVMGTGKKEMEASLAALASDPDLAGRMAFMPGYSDFFARLVYAAGDFFLISSRYEPCGLTDFIAQLHGNLPIVHATGGLVKVIDGVTGFSYGSNRPEDLAEAVRRAVSIYDGQRDRLTEMVVSAVRNIRENYTWDVVSDRYMELYGEALEKVS, from the coding sequence GTGTCCGGAAAGATTGCCTCCATATGGTTCGTCACCCGTGAGTACCGGGGATTGGCAGGTGCCGGCGGGGTAAAGGATGTGAGCCGGGATCTGGCCGAGGCCCTTGCCAGAAAAGGGAGGACGGTTCGAGTGGTCATGCCCTGTTACGGTTTTCTCGATCCGTCTTCGGCCGGTTTTTCTCCACTCGACATAGGTTTTGACGTGGATATGGATTATGTCCATGAGGAAAGGCGGGAGCGGGTGGGTTTTTTCTCAAGGACCATGGGAGGCGTACAGGTCGTTCTCGTCGCCTCTGCCCGTTTTTCAGAAAAGATGGACGTCTATACCTATACTGAGAGCGAGGAGAAGGCGGATCCTTCACACAGGAAGGGAGAAGGGCATTACGATTATTTTGCCATGAACGTCCTCCTGCAAAAGGCGGCCCTCGGCCTTTCCCTGTGGGAGGGCCTGCCTCCCGACGTCCTTCATTGTCATGATGGACATGCAGCCTGTCTCGTCCCCATGATGAGGGAACTTGACGGCGTGCGGGTCTTTTTCCGCCGCACCGGCGCTGTCGTCACGATCCATAACGCCGGACAGGGATATCATCAAGACGTAGCCGACCTCTCCTTTGCCCGCTCCGTGACCGGTCTTCCCGGAAAGGTCATTCACGGAAATCTCCTCAACGGCTCATTTGATCCCTTACTTGCGGCGAGCGCCTATTGCCCGGTGAACACGGTGAGCGAACGCTATGCCTACGAGCTACAGCACACGGACATGGACAGGCTCACCGGCTGGCTTGGCCATGCCCTTCTGGACCGAGGCGTGACCATCTCAGGGATCACCAATGGAATCGATTACGTGCTTTACGATCCTTCGAATCCCGAGAAGTCGGGACTTCCAGCCGGATTCGATCCGGCTTCTGGAGATCTCTCCGGCAAGGCCGTGTGCAGAAAAAGGCTTGGAGAGATCATTCGGGCCGGGGCATTCGAGGGGGTACCGGTTCTGGGGACCCTGGAGGATGACCTGGATCAACCCCTTTTGACGGTCGTGAGCAGGCTTTCCGAGCAGAAGGGGATCGACATCCTCGTAGATGCCCTGTCCATGCTTTTTCACGAAGGTCTCAGTTTCCAGGCGGTTGTGATGGGGACTGGCAAAAAGGAGATGGAGGCCAGCCTCGCAGCCCTCGCAAGTGACCCTGATCTTGCAGGGCGCATGGCCTTCATGCCCGGCTACAGCGATTTCTTCGCGCGTCTTGTCTATGCTGCCGGAGATTTTTTCCTGATATCTTCCCGTTACGAGCCCTGCGGGCTTACCGATTTCATCGCCCAGCTCCACGGAAACCTTCCCATCGTCCACGCTACCGGTGGTCTTGTCAAGGTGATCGATGGGGTCACCGGTTTCAGTTATGGCTCCAACCGGCCTGAGGATCTGGCGGAGGCCGTGCGCAGGGCCGTCTCCATTTATGACGGGCAGAGGGACAGGCTCACTGAAATGGTCGTGAGCGCTGTTCGGAACATTAGGGAAAACTACACATGGGATGTGGTGAGCGATCGGTATATGGAGCTTTACGGAGAAGCGCTCGAAAAGGTATCCTGA
- a CDS encoding HPr family phosphocarrier protein: MKAQADVVIPNRLGLHARPASRFALLASEFSSRICLLKQGEMADGKSILEILTLASPRGTKLTIRAEGPDAQDAVESLVALVKSGFGEMDL, translated from the coding sequence ATGAAGGCGCAGGCAGACGTGGTGATTCCCAACAGGCTTGGTCTCCATGCGAGGCCTGCCTCCCGGTTTGCGCTTCTCGCAAGTGAATTCTCTTCCCGGATCTGCCTCCTGAAGCAAGGAGAGATGGCGGACGGCAAGAGCATCCTCGAGATCCTGACCCTTGCATCCCCCAGAGGAACCAAACTCACCATAAGGGCCGAGGGTCCGGATGCACAGGATGCAGTTGAAAGTCTTGTCGCCCTTGTAAAAAGCGGTTTTGGAGAAATGGACCTTTGA